In Gossypium hirsutum isolate 1008001.06 chromosome D06, Gossypium_hirsutum_v2.1, whole genome shotgun sequence, one genomic interval encodes:
- the LOC107949193 gene encoding zinc finger CCCH domain-containing protein 15 homolog, translating into MGAEEDQRKQENEQPTNNPITESQFLAWKRQKDADTSAKKAEAARKRAEDIAAGTVQMNGRELFLHEPWVFDNSQY; encoded by the exons atgggaGCGGAAGAAGACCAGAGAAAGCAAGAGAACGAACAACCAACCAATAATCCAATTACTGAATCCCAATTCCTCGCTTGGAAGCGCCAAAAG GATGCAGATACATCAGCTAAGAAAGCTGAGGCAGCTAGAAAGCGTGCTGAAGATATAGCAGCCGGAACCGTGCAAATGAATGGACGGGAGCTTTTCTTACATGAACCTTGGGTGTTTGATAACTCCCAATATTAA